The DNA window AGCCTCTCACCGGGCTCACCTCGAGTGGAGTCCCTCACGCATTATCAACTGGGCCAAGACCACCGGTCCAATGACGGGAGCCCTGGTTGAGGGAGTACTCGAGCGCCGTCCACACCCAGAACAGGGATACCGGAGCTGTCTTGGCATCATGAGTCTTGCAAAGACGTACTCACCAGAGCGTCTCGAGGCAGCCTGTAGTCGCGCTCTTTCCCTTGGGTCCTACTCCTATCGCAGTGTGGCCTCGATTCTAAAGAACGGACTCGATAGTGCACCACCACCAGGTGAAACACCTCCCTCGGAACCCGGACCTATCCATGAGAACCTTCGTGGTTCCGACTACTACCAGTAACCAACCAAGAAAGGAAATACCATGACCAATCAGACCATTGAAGCCTTAGGGCGTCTCCGACTCGAAGGAATGATCGACCCTCTAGAACAACAGTCGCGTTCATCTGAGTTTCTCACCCTGGGATTTGACGAACGCCTTAGCCATCTCGTGACTGCCGAGATCAGCTACCGAGATGAGCGTCGGATGGAACGACTCTTGCGGGCAGCCAAGTTACGCTCCGGGGCAAGCATAGAGTCCCTTGACTTTCGAGCCTCACGGGGTCTTGACCGTTCCCAGGTGCTGTCCTTGGCAAGCGCGAACTGGGTACGCAACCACGACCAAGTAGCCGTTTTTGGACCCACGGGAGTGGGTAAGACCTATGTGGCGTGTGCCCTTGGGCATGCGGCCATCCGTCAGGGGCACTCGGCTCTCTATCTGCGGTATCCGCGAATGCTCGAAGAGCTTGGCATCGCCCGCGGTGATTCCGAGACTGGCACGTCTCATGAATGCCTGGTCCAAGGTGGAGGTGTTGATACTTGATGACTTTCTCATTCGACCCATCAACCCAGATGCTGCCAGTGACACCTTAGAGGTGATCGAGGATCGTCATGGACTTCGCTCAACGATCCTTACCTCACAACTCCCAGTTGCCAACTGGTACGCAAGCATTGGTGACCCGACGATCGCTGACGCTCTTCTTGACCGCTTAACAACGAACCTTCACCGCATCGAACTCAACGGAGAATCGATGCGCAAGGTAACCCAACCACCCGAAGCAC is part of the Ferrimicrobium acidiphilum DSM 19497 genome and encodes:
- a CDS encoding ATP-binding protein, which codes for MTNQTIEALGRLRLEGMIDPLEQQSRSSEFLTLGFDERLSHLVTAEISYRDERRMERLLRAAKLRSGASIESLDFRASRGLDRSQVLSLASANWVRNHDQVAVFGPTGVGKTYVACALGHAAIRQGHSALYLRYPRMLEELGIARGDSETGTSHECLVQGGGVDT
- a CDS encoding ATP-binding protein: MLILDDFLIRPINPDAASDTLEVIEDRHGLRSTILTSQLPVANWYASIGDPTIADALLDRLTTNLHRIELNGESMRKVTQPPEAQG